In the Bacillus sp. FJAT-42376 genome, TTGCTGCATCATCGGAAGGAAACGATCTCCAGCTGGAGAAGGAAGCGGTCACGCTGTCAGCGAATCCGGATCCTTCGGCAGCAAGACAGGTTCTTGCCTTCGTTCCGCTTATTCTTGTCGGTGTGATGAATAAATTTTTTACTGTCTCTTTTCCGCAATGGTATCCGAATGGTTTTGATTTCTCGGCCATCGGGCTTGAAGCGTTTGGGAAAATCGAATTATCCGCCGTTGTTGCGATCTGGTCGGTGGAACTTGCTTTGCTGATCGGGATTATAGCGACGTTTGCTTTTAACTGGAAAGCTGTAACGTCCAATATTCAGGAAGGGCTGAATGCCGGGATAGGCGGAGCCTTGCTCGCAGCGATGAATACAGGGGCAGAGTACGGATTCGGAGGAGTCATTTCAGCCCTTCCGGGGTTTAAGACAGTCAGCTCGGGGATTTCCCAGACGTTCACCGACCCTCTCGTAAATGGAGCTGTTACAACAACGACTCTCGCCGGGATTACAGGATCCGCATCAGGAGGGATGGGGATTGCTTTAAGTGCGATGTCCGAAACCTATTTACAGGCCATCGAAAAGTACAATATTCCGCCGGAAGTCATGCACAGAGTCATTTCAATGGCTTCAGGGGGGATGGATACACTTCCTCACAACGGAGCGGTTATCACCCTTCTTGCCGTTACGGGGCTGACTCACCGCCAGTCTTACCGTGATATTTTCGCCATTACCATCATTAAAACACTCGCTGTTTTTGTCATTATCGGTCTGTACAGCTTAACGGGCCTCGTTTAATTCTTGGCACCCGGGAAAGGAGAAAATCATGGGAAAAGGAAAAATCCTGGATTCGTTTGAAGATGCGGTTAAACCAATTAAGGACGGAGATACATTGATTGTCGGGGGATTCGGATTGTGCGGAATTCCTGAAAAAAGCATATTGGCTCTTCAGGAACAAGGAACAAGAGACTTGACGGTTGTCAGCAACAACTGCGGAGTGGATGACTGGGGTCTTGGCTTGCTGCTTGCCAGCAATCAGATAAAGAAGATGATGTCCTCCTATGTAGGGGAGAACAAGATATTTGAACGTCAATATTTAAGCGGAGAGCTTGAAGTAGAGCTGATTCCCCAAGGTACGCTTGCAGAACGAATGAGGGCAGGCGGAGCCGGGATTCCCGGCTTTTACACAGCAACCGGAGTGGGAACGAAAGTAGCCGAAGGAAAAGAACATAAGGAATTTGACGGGAAAACGTATATCCTCGAGCGGGGTATCACAGGGGATTTTGCCCTTGTAAAAGCATGGAAGGCAGATACTCTCGGAAACCTTGTGTTCAGAAAAACATCGCGGAATTTCAATCCCGTTGCGGCGATGGCCGGAAAAATAACCATTGCCGAGGTGGAAGAAATTGTAGAAGCGGGCGAGCTTGATCCGGATGAAATCCATACGCCGGGAATATACGTCCAGCATATACTCCAGGGCAGGAATTATGAGAAACGCATTGAGCGCCGAACCGTACTTCAGGCAAGGTAAAGGAGGCAGAATGAAATAATGGAAAATCGCCAGAAAATGGTCAAAAGAGCTGTGAAAGAAATTAAAGACGGCATGAACGTAAACCTTGGAATTGGGATGCCGACCCTTGTAGCCAACGAAATACCGGCTGATTACAATGTTTTGCTCCAGTCGGAAAACGGACTGCTCGGAATAGGGCCATATCCGGTTGAAGGAGCAGAGGACCCTGATTTGATCAATGCCGGAAAGGAAACGGTGACGAGTGTACCAGGGGCGAGCTATTTTGACAGTGCTGAATCCTTCGCAATGATCCGCGGCGGACACATTGATTTGGCGATCCTTGGAGGAATGGAAGTCTCAGAAGAAGGGGACCTCGCCAATTGGATGATTCCCGGTAAGATGGTGAAGGGAATGGGCGGTGCCATGGACCTCGTAAATGGCGCAAAAAGGATTGTCGTGATTATGGAGCATGTTAATAAGCATGGTGAATCCAAAGTGAAATCTTCCTGTACCCTGCCTTTGACAGGAAAGCAGGTCGTTCACCGTCTGATTACGGAGCTTGCCGTCTTTGATTTTCATGAAGGTCATATGGAACTGGTGGAGCTTCAGGAAGGTGCAACAATCGAGGAGGTAAAAGAACGAACAGAAGCGTCATTCACAATCAGCCAGAAATGCCTGGCTGCCCGTTAAGGAAAGGAGCCGGACATGGAAAAGATACTGAATCAAAAGGTGGCCCTGATTACAGGCGCAGCGAGCGGAATCGGATTTGAAATCGCAAAGGAATTTGCATTACAGGGTGCATCTGTCATCGTATCAGACTTAAAAGCGGACGCAGCGGAGGACGCTGCCCGTCAAATCGCAGAGGCGGGAGGAGAGGCAATTGCCGCAGCCTGTGATGTAACAAATGAGGATCAGGTTGTTTCAGCCATTGAAACCGTCATGGAACGATATGGGAGACTGGATATTCTTGTGAATAATGCCGGCCTTCAGCATGTATCCCCCATTGAGGAGTTTCCGACCGGCCGTTTTGAATTTTTGATTAAAGTGATGCTTACTGCGCCATTTGTTGCGACTAAGCACGCATTCCCCATCATGAAGAAACAGCAGTTCGGACGGATTATCAATATGGCTTCCATTAACGGACTGATCGGATTTGCCGGAAAGGCAGCCTATAACAGCGCAAAGCATGGCGTGATCGGCCTGACAAAGGTTTCTGCGCTTGAAGGGGCAGAGCATGGCATCACCGTCAATGCCGTTTGTCCGGGCTATGTGGATACACCGCTTGTCCGCAATCAGCTTTCAGATCTGGCCAAAACGAGAAAGGTTGAATTGGAAAAAGTTCTTGAAGAGGTCATTTATCCTCTCGTCCCGCAAAAGCGTCTCCTTGATGTTCAGGAAATTGCCGACTATGCCGTCTTCCTTGCGAGTGATAAAGCAAGGGGTGTAACGGGGCAGGCAGTTGTTTTGGATGGCGGGTATACGGTGCAATAATAAAAAAGCTGACACGGCGAAGTGAAAATCGTGTCAGCTTTTTTATGTAGGCTATGTTAAAGCATAATGTTGATTTTTAACACCTGTTGATTGCAGCGGAAGGCGTGAGACTCCGAGCTGAGAGCAGCGGGACAGGTGAGACCCCACAGACGGAAAGCGGCGAGGAGGCTCACCGCCAGCCCCGCGGAAAGCGAACGCCTGCTAGCTGCAATCAACAGCCAAGTTTAACAGAGACTTTATATAAAAAAATAAAACAGAAAAAGCCGGCACTGCATGGGAAAGGTGCCTGCTAATCCCTTTTATCTTTGAATCTTCTCATGAAACCGATGGCTCCGGTCGAAAAGCAAGACATCAACATGAACAGAGGTTGCTTCTGGAAGCGTGAATGTCTTGCTGGCTGAGGAGATAGTTCCGTTCGATTCTGCTGCTTTAAAGGAAATAACATAGTTTCCGGCCTGGAGAGGGATCTCTTTCTGAACATCCTCCACAGTGGAGAGCATGGATGAAACCTTGGAATCTTCTTCTCTTGCAATCGTAATCTGTAAGCCGGATATCTCTTCAGCAATGATCCGTGCCGAAACGGAGCGGCGGGAGGCTTCCGCATAAATCCTTGGCGGAAGCTGATTTTTACGGGTGATGTCCGGGTCCAGATAATCTCTCGGAATGGATTGCGCGATATACCATCTTTCCAATAAGTAAAGCTTTTCATCGGGAAAACGGGTTTCAGAAAAATGAATCCAGTTTCGGACGGAATCATCCGGAATACCTGCTGCATAGAAGGGCAATACCCGGCTGATTAGATTAAAACTGCTATTCCGGTCTATTGCATAATTCGGAGCATCATCCGGTGTGTTCCATGGATGCTCTTTTGTGTATTCGTTAAATAGCCATTCTCCGATTTTTACATCTGCTTCCATCCATTTCCTGTTCCCCCAAACCTGGGCAAGCTGGTAGAGCATATCGCCAGAATATCCTCCGTAATTAGTATCTTCTACAAGAGTAAGGTTCTGTGTCAGCGGGAGTGAACCGTTTTTCTTCTGAAGGGCAAGCACAGCTTCCGTTTCGTTAAAAACAATGTCTTTTGCAAGGGAGCTTTGATAAAAGGCTGATTTTGGCTCCCAGTATAACTCGGAAAATAGGGAAGCCACTTGAAGATTCTGATTTGGATTCAGTTCATAAGGGCCAATTTCGCCCTTATCGGAAATGCCGTATGGAAAAACGGTATATCCCAGGTTTCTCTTTCTAGGCACTTTTTCAATCCAGAGAGCTGCCTGCTTATCGACCATAGCCAATATTTCCGGCAGTTTCGTATATTGATAAGCCTCCAGCAATCCCCGGCTGTCCCTTGCAAATTGGTCGCGGTACCACCAGCCTGAAGCCTGATAATCCATTGATCGGAGTTTTCCATTTTTTATATAATTCTTTTTATACAAAGGCATCATGTCTTTAAGCATCTTTTTATAGGCCCGGTCTTTTGTTACGTGATAAAGAAACCCGATATGCTTCGGCAAATAGCCTAAATACTTCGTTTTTTCTTTCATCGTCCAAGCATCATTTGACAGGGCATCGCTTTTTCCTTTTTCACTTAAGCGGGGCCATCGGTCTTTGAGGGAAGTCAGCTGGGGGAACAGAAAATAAGGATTGTTCACATCGTATGCACGGTCCAGATCGAGGAATTGCTGTTCAAGCCTGATTCGTTTAGCGGAAAGCATGCTTCCGGACTCCGCTGGATGCTCGTCCATATTCCGTCTTTCGAGACGATGCAGTTTATTTAGATCAGACCTGACTTGTTCAAGGCTCGCCTGATTCAGTCTGTTCTCAATAAGCAGAGCCAGCCGGTACTGCGAAATCCGGTACATCGTATCTTCTTTGGCTACTTTAGCTGGTTTAACATATTTTCTATTTAACGTCCCCCGGAGTTTCTGATCAGGGACTTTCCCGATCGCAGCTTCGGTTTCTTCAAGCTTCTTGATCAGTCCATCATAATGGCGGTTTATTTCCTCAAGATTCTCTTTTGCGATAAGAGAATGATATTTATCTGTATTAGTTTTTAGCTGTTGCCCTGTCACGACGGCGCTGTGAAATTGTGTAACAGCAGAAGCGAGGGGAGTCCTGCTCATACCATAAACAAAACCGCCAACAAGGAGAAAGCTGAGCGCAAGTCGCACGAATTTTTTCACCGTAAGATTCCTCACATTCACTTCATTACTCTGGCAGCATCCATACAGGCTACTGAAACAGTATATCATCCCTTTCATTTCACAGGAGAAAAAATTCTTCCATATGAGGAAGAGTGTTGATTAATCTAGCGAACTGCCATTATGATAGGGTAAGAATGAAAGCGCTGACAAAGGAGGGGAGCTATGTGAAAGGATTAGTGGAGCTGATACCATCCGAGTGGCTGGAGGAAGTGATCAATCTTGCTGCCGAATGCACCGTTGTGGTCGATCATGAAGGAATGATTCTTTATTTAAACCATGCTTATTGTGAATTTCTGAATGTAACGGCAGACGAGGCGATCGGAAAGCCTGTTCAGGAGGTTATTGAAAACTCAAGAATGCAAATCGTAGCCAAAACCGGAAAGCCAGAAGTGGCATCCATTCATCCCATCAATGGAAGTGAAATGATCGCCAACCGCTATCCGCTCTTTGTCGATGGAGAGCTTGTGGGAGCGGTTGGGACAGTTATGTTCCGTAATCCGCAAGAGTGGATGGATTATTCAAGAAAACTGCAGCCGCTTATGGAAGAATTGAATTACTATAAAAACCGTTTTGAAAAAGAATTAAACAGCAAGTATCATTTTGGAGATTTAATCGGGGAAAGCACGAAGTTCAAAGAGG is a window encoding:
- a CDS encoding GntP family permease is translated as MEIIIILLSLSLLMFVAYRGFSVILFAPICALFAVLLTDPSFVLPFFSNIFMEKMVGFIKLYFPVFLLGAIFGKVVEMSGLAESIAKTIVKLVGAKRAILAIVLMGAILTYSGVSLFVVVFAVYPFAKNLFIEADIPKRLIPGTIALGAFTFTMDALPGTPQIQNVIPTTFFKTDIYAAPVLGIIGAVFVLALGMFYLESRRKKAERAGEGYAGFKSEIAASSEGNDLQLEKEAVTLSANPDPSAARQVLAFVPLILVGVMNKFFTVSFPQWYPNGFDFSAIGLEAFGKIELSAVVAIWSVELALLIGIIATFAFNWKAVTSNIQEGLNAGIGGALLAAMNTGAEYGFGGVISALPGFKTVSSGISQTFTDPLVNGAVTTTTLAGITGSASGGMGIALSAMSETYLQAIEKYNIPPEVMHRVISMASGGMDTLPHNGAVITLLAVTGLTHRQSYRDIFAITIIKTLAVFVIIGLYSLTGLV
- a CDS encoding CoA transferase subunit A — encoded protein: MGKGKILDSFEDAVKPIKDGDTLIVGGFGLCGIPEKSILALQEQGTRDLTVVSNNCGVDDWGLGLLLASNQIKKMMSSYVGENKIFERQYLSGELEVELIPQGTLAERMRAGGAGIPGFYTATGVGTKVAEGKEHKEFDGKTYILERGITGDFALVKAWKADTLGNLVFRKTSRNFNPVAAMAGKITIAEVEEIVEAGELDPDEIHTPGIYVQHILQGRNYEKRIERRTVLQAR
- a CDS encoding 3-oxoacid CoA-transferase subunit B; amino-acid sequence: MMENRQKMVKRAVKEIKDGMNVNLGIGMPTLVANEIPADYNVLLQSENGLLGIGPYPVEGAEDPDLINAGKETVTSVPGASYFDSAESFAMIRGGHIDLAILGGMEVSEEGDLANWMIPGKMVKGMGGAMDLVNGAKRIVVIMEHVNKHGESKVKSSCTLPLTGKQVVHRLITELAVFDFHEGHMELVELQEGATIEEVKERTEASFTISQKCLAAR
- a CDS encoding 3-hydroxybutyrate dehydrogenase, which produces MNQKVALITGAASGIGFEIAKEFALQGASVIVSDLKADAAEDAARQIAEAGGEAIAAACDVTNEDQVVSAIETVMERYGRLDILVNNAGLQHVSPIEEFPTGRFEFLIKVMLTAPFVATKHAFPIMKKQQFGRIINMASINGLIGFAGKAAYNSAKHGVIGLTKVSALEGAEHGITVNAVCPGYVDTPLVRNQLSDLAKTRKVELEKVLEEVIYPLVPQKRLLDVQEIADYAVFLASDKARGVTGQAVVLDGGYTVQ